The Kineothrix sp. MB12-C1 genome includes a window with the following:
- a CDS encoding AraC family transcriptional regulator, which produces MEWIERLNSAINYIEEHLTTDIDYDELARIACCSTYHFQRMFSYMAGVPLSEYIRRRRMSLAAADLQDSEKKIIDIALKYGYDSPTAFNRAFQNLHGIAPSQAKKEGISLKAYPPISFKITIKGETEMNYRIEKKDAFKIIGISEVLHQDIEENFAVVPQMWQKATVNGTIPRLASLMNSQPMGILGVSACNDLMQWRYYIAVASTLSAPEGFEEYTVPAATWAIFNGEGQSLSIQELEKRIVTEWLPSSGYEYGNAPDIEVYLSPDPENTKYEVWIPVIRKK; this is translated from the coding sequence ATGGAATGGATAGAACGACTGAACAGCGCTATAAATTATATAGAAGAACATTTAACAACCGATATCGATTATGATGAGCTTGCAAGGATAGCCTGCTGCTCCACCTATCATTTTCAGAGAATGTTCTCCTATATGGCCGGAGTACCTCTTTCTGAATATATCCGCAGAAGACGGATGTCATTAGCCGCAGCAGATTTGCAGGATAGTGAAAAGAAGATTATCGATATTGCCCTGAAATACGGCTATGATTCGCCTACCGCATTTAACCGTGCATTTCAAAATCTTCACGGCATCGCTCCTTCTCAGGCCAAAAAAGAAGGTATCAGTTTAAAAGCCTATCCTCCCATCAGCTTCAAAATAACGATTAAAGGAGAGACTGAAATGAATTACAGAATTGAAAAGAAAGATGCATTTAAAATTATAGGTATATCGGAGGTGCTCCATCAAGATATTGAAGAGAACTTCGCAGTGGTTCCGCAAATGTGGCAGAAAGCAACGGTAAACGGTACAATACCCAGACTCGCTTCCCTTATGAATTCGCAGCCTATGGGTATATTAGGAGTCAGCGCTTGCAACGATCTCATGCAATGGAGATATTATATCGCGGTTGCCAGCACCCTGTCTGCACCGGAAGGCTTCGAGGAATATACGGTGCCTGCCGCAACATGGGCCATCTTTAACGGAGAGGGACAGTCCTTGTCCATTCAAGAATTAGAAAAGAGAATTGTTACGGAATGGCTTCCTTCTTCGGGATATGAATATGGTAATGCGCCGGATATAGAGGTCTATCTCTCCCCCGACCCGGAAAATACCAAGTATGAAGTCTGGATACCCGTTATAAGAAAGAAATAG
- a CDS encoding NYN domain-containing protein, whose product MDKELKLAVLIDADNISDKYVKIILDETAKNGVATYKRIYGDWTNTRLVSWKNVLLDNSISPIQQYSYTTGKNATDSAMIIDAMDILYSGTVGGFCIVSSDSDFTRLAMRLRESGMYVVGMGESKTPKPFISACNQFKYLDILLSKEQEEEHVSKKEENIVIKAASRTVRLKKAGKGNEAKKDREELRPQTDLAMVKKAIISLVEEGSDDDEWIHSSELRNQLGKRFPDFDVRNFGHSKFSSFVNSLNILDCEQEKNIVRFRMKK is encoded by the coding sequence ATGGATAAGGAACTAAAGCTTGCAGTACTTATAGATGCGGATAATATTTCGGATAAATATGTGAAGATTATTCTGGATGAAACAGCGAAAAATGGGGTGGCAACTTATAAGCGTATTTATGGGGATTGGACGAATACGAGGCTCGTATCGTGGAAGAATGTCCTGCTGGACAATTCGATTTCGCCGATTCAGCAATATAGCTATACTACGGGGAAGAATGCAACTGATTCAGCGATGATTATCGATGCGATGGACATTTTATATTCCGGTACGGTAGGGGGATTTTGCATCGTTTCTTCGGACAGCGACTTCACCAGACTTGCGATGCGTCTGCGTGAATCAGGGATGTATGTAGTAGGTATGGGAGAAAGCAAGACTCCGAAGCCTTTTATCTCCGCATGTAATCAATTTAAGTATCTCGATATTCTGCTTTCTAAAGAACAGGAAGAGGAACATGTTTCTAAGAAAGAAGAAAATATCGTTATTAAGGCAGCGTCGAGAACGGTACGCCTGAAGAAGGCGGGGAAGGGAAATGAGGCGAAGAAAGACAGGGAAGAGCTGAGACCGCAGACCGATTTAGCCATGGTGAAAAAGGCAATCATTTCTTTGGTGGAAGAAGGTTCTGACGATGATGAGTGGATTCACTCTTCTGAACTTCGTAATCAGCTCGGTAAGCGCTTCCCTGACTTCGATGTGCGCAACTTCGGACATTCCAAATTCAGCTCCTTTGTTAATTCGCTGAATATTCTGGACTGTGAACAGGAGAAGAATATCGTCCGGTTCCGAATGAAAAAGTAA
- a CDS encoding TatD family hydrolase, with amino-acid sequence MIFESHAHYDDDAFNEDRGELLSSLQEKGIEYVINIGASIATTKNTITLTEKYPFIYGAVGVHPSDTEELDEEKFTWMKEQCSLPKIVAVGEIGLDYYWDEPDRKIQKKWFTRQLQMAREVKLPVVIHSRDAAKDTVDMMRAERAEEIGGVVHCYSYTKETAREFLTMDFSFGIGGVITFNNAKKLKEAVEYIPIEKILLETDSPYLAPMPYRGKRNSSLNLPLIAAQIAEIKGMSQEEVVAITTENAKRLFCI; translated from the coding sequence ATGATATTTGAAAGTCACGCGCATTATGATGATGATGCGTTTAACGAGGATCGCGGCGAGCTTCTTAGTAGTTTGCAGGAAAAGGGAATAGAATATGTAATAAATATAGGAGCCAGCATTGCAACCACTAAGAACACTATTACCTTGACGGAGAAGTATCCGTTTATTTATGGGGCGGTAGGAGTTCATCCTTCCGATACAGAAGAGCTGGACGAGGAAAAATTCACCTGGATGAAGGAGCAATGCAGCCTACCTAAAATAGTTGCCGTAGGGGAAATAGGGTTGGATTACTATTGGGATGAGCCGGACAGAAAGATACAGAAAAAGTGGTTTACCAGGCAGCTTCAAATGGCAAGAGAGGTGAAGCTGCCGGTGGTAATTCATTCCAGAGATGCTGCGAAAGATACCGTGGATATGATGAGAGCGGAGCGGGCGGAGGAAATAGGCGGAGTAGTTCATTGCTATTCTTATACGAAGGAAACAGCGAGAGAATTTCTTACTATGGACTTTTCTTTTGGAATAGGCGGTGTTATCACCTTCAATAATGCGAAGAAATTAAAAGAAGCGGTGGAATATATTCCGATTGAAAAGATACTTCTTGAGACGGACAGTCCTTATCTGGCCCCCATGCCCTATCGGGGGAAAAGAAACAGTTCTCTGAATCTTCCGCTTATCGCCGCACAGATTGCAGAGATTAAAGGAATGTCGCAGGAAGAAGTGGTGGCAATTACAACGGAGAATGCAAAGAGACTGTTTTGCATATAA
- the rsmA gene encoding 16S rRNA (adenine(1518)-N(6)/adenine(1519)-N(6))-dimethyltransferase RsmA, with translation MATLGTPSNTIEVLKKYNFNFQKKFGQNFLIDTHILEKIIASSGITKEDCVLEIGPGIGTMTQYLAENARQVIAVEIDKALIPILEDTLSPYENVTVINKDILKVDINHIVEEKNENKPIKVVANLPYYITTPIIMGLFESGVPLESITIMVQKEVADRMQVGPGTKDYGALSLAVQYYAKPEVMIQVPPTCFMPKPNVGSTVIKLTRYENPPVEANDVKHMFSLIRASFNQRRKTLVNGLTNAQEVKAQKEDIIKALGAMELPLTIRGEALTLEQFARLSNLLLSPENT, from the coding sequence ATGGCTACTCTAGGAACCCCCAGCAATACAATAGAAGTTCTGAAAAAATATAATTTTAACTTTCAGAAAAAATTCGGACAGAATTTCTTAATTGATACTCATATATTAGAGAAGATTATTGCATCTTCCGGTATTACAAAAGAAGACTGCGTATTGGAAATCGGTCCCGGAATCGGAACGATGACGCAGTATTTGGCGGAGAATGCGAGGCAGGTAATAGCGGTAGAAATCGATAAAGCGCTGATTCCCATTCTTGAGGATACCTTATCCCCTTATGAGAATGTAACAGTAATCAATAAGGATATCCTAAAGGTGGATATTAACCATATTGTAGAAGAGAAAAATGAGAATAAACCGATAAAGGTAGTAGCCAATCTTCCCTATTATATTACGACACCCATTATTATGGGATTGTTTGAAAGCGGTGTACCGCTTGAAAGCATTACGATTATGGTGCAGAAGGAAGTGGCGGACCGCATGCAGGTCGGCCCGGGAACGAAGGATTATGGCGCCCTGTCTTTGGCGGTGCAGTATTATGCGAAGCCGGAGGTTATGATTCAAGTACCTCCTACATGTTTCATGCCAAAGCCCAATGTAGGAAGTACAGTTATCAAGCTGACGAGATATGAGAATCCTCCGGTGGAAGCTAATGATGTAAAACATATGTTTTCGTTAATACGGGCTTCCTTTAATCAGAGGCGTAAGACATTGGTGAATGGTCTTACGAATGCCCAAGAAGTAAAAGCACAGAAGGAAGATATCATCAAGGCTTTAGGAGCGATGGAACTGCCTCTAACCATTCGCGGAGAAGCTCTTACTTTGGAACAATTCGCCCGGCTGAGTAATCTGTTATTATCACCTGAGAATACTTAA
- a CDS encoding tocopherol cyclase family protein → MNNFRGSHRRSAYFEGWYMKHQKEDISIAFIPAFHVSNRGERAASIQVVTKEGTWNFPFKGKEFYAAKRHFYVKIGSNIFSDKGIRVALKNEAVEITGVLRYQPFTELYSDIMGPFRFLPFMQCSHGILSMIHGISGMLTINGKVYDFSGGTGYIEKDFGSSFPRDYTWTQCGDWTGKKDSSLVACAAHIPFGLFSFAGCICAIWYGGIEYRLATYLGARIIKNTENELIIKQGRYRLEVYRSLLDREKKKPGTSYIEGLLLYAPEYGSMSRRIKETITCTVRYRFMDSGKIIFDFVSHRASYEYVS, encoded by the coding sequence ATGAATAACTTTCGTGGCTCTCATCGTAGGAGCGCTTATTTCGAGGGCTGGTATATGAAGCATCAGAAAGAGGATATTTCCATTGCTTTTATCCCGGCATTCCATGTAAGCAATCGTGGAGAACGGGCGGCATCCATACAGGTGGTAACAAAGGAAGGAACCTGGAATTTCCCATTTAAGGGAAAAGAATTCTACGCCGCAAAACGACATTTTTATGTTAAAATAGGTAGTAATATATTCTCTGATAAGGGTATTAGGGTGGCGTTGAAGAATGAAGCGGTAGAGATAACGGGAGTCTTACGGTATCAGCCTTTTACCGAATTATATTCGGATATTATGGGGCCTTTCCGTTTTCTGCCCTTTATGCAGTGCAGCCATGGGATCTTGAGTATGATTCATGGCATTAGCGGGATGCTCACTATAAATGGCAAAGTGTATGACTTTTCAGGTGGGACAGGGTATATAGAAAAGGATTTCGGCAGCTCTTTTCCCAGAGATTATACATGGACGCAATGCGGCGATTGGACAGGAAAGAAGGATTCTTCCCTTGTAGCCTGTGCCGCCCACATTCCTTTTGGTCTCTTCTCCTTTGCAGGTTGTATCTGTGCTATTTGGTATGGAGGAATAGAATACCGCCTTGCGACTTATCTGGGGGCACGAATTATAAAGAATACAGAAAATGAGCTAATCATTAAGCAGGGAAGATATCGCCTGGAAGTATATAGAAGCCTGTTAGATAGAGAGAAGAAGAAACCCGGAACTTCCTATATAGAGGGACTTCTGTTATACGCACCGGAATACGGCAGTATGAGCAGAAGGATTAAGGAAACGATTACCTGTACAGTTCGATATCGATTTATGGATTCAGGGAAGATTATATTTGATTTTGTCAGCCATAGGGCGAGCTATGAATACGTTAGTTAA
- the glgB gene encoding 1,4-alpha-glucan branching protein GlgB gives MAAVKKKLQVIEEEVFISEADQYLFAEGTHYDIYKKLGAHPSVEDGEKGMFFGVWAPNAQSVHVIGSFNDWNEEEHEMKRLGPGGIHALFIPGVEVNELYKFLIRTPDGRKLYKADPFANYAEFRPGNASKTTDLSGFQWTDDSWMKARKDKDYNKEPLAIYECHIGSWMKHQNTPDGFYNYREFADRIVEYLKEMKYTHVELMGIAEYPYDGSWGYQVTGYYAPTSRYGEPKDFMYLMNKLHEHEIGVILDWVPAHFATDEHGLAEFDGQCIFEHPDKRLGEHPDWGTKIFNYGKTEVKNFLIANALFWLKEFHVDGIRVDAVASMLYLDYGKEAGQWVANKYGGNKNLEAIEFFKHMNSVILGTYPGFLTIAEESTAWPMVTGKVEEDGLGFSFKWNMGWMHDFCEYMKLDPLFRKNNHYAMTFAMSYNESENYILPLSHDEVVHLKCSMVNKMPGYSSDKYANLRVGYAYMFGHSGKKLLFMGQDFAQEREWSEERELDWHLLKEPNNKGMHEYVKKLLKLYNKYPCLYEIDNSWAGFEWLNADDAERSTYSFVRRAENGKNNLLFVLNMTPVMREDYKVGVPEKKKYKLVLNSDEVIFGGSGSEIPEELTAIKEKVNYKDFSITFDLPAYGVAVFVF, from the coding sequence ATGGCAGCGGTAAAAAAGAAGTTACAAGTAATAGAAGAGGAAGTCTTTATTTCTGAAGCGGATCAATATCTTTTCGCGGAAGGAACGCACTACGATATTTACAAGAAGCTAGGCGCACATCCTTCGGTGGAAGATGGGGAAAAAGGAATGTTTTTCGGAGTATGGGCTCCCAATGCGCAGAGTGTACATGTCATAGGATCCTTTAATGATTGGAATGAAGAAGAACATGAGATGAAAAGGCTGGGGCCCGGCGGCATTCATGCATTGTTCATTCCGGGCGTGGAAGTCAATGAATTATATAAGTTTTTAATTAGGACACCGGATGGAAGAAAGCTTTATAAAGCGGACCCCTTTGCCAATTATGCAGAGTTTCGACCGGGGAATGCGTCTAAAACAACAGATTTATCAGGATTCCAGTGGACAGACGATAGCTGGATGAAAGCAAGAAAGGATAAGGATTATAATAAGGAGCCCCTTGCGATTTACGAGTGCCATATCGGTTCATGGATGAAGCATCAAAATACCCCGGATGGGTTTTATAATTATAGAGAATTTGCGGATAGAATTGTTGAATACTTAAAAGAAATGAAGTACACCCATGTGGAGCTTATGGGTATTGCGGAATATCCTTATGATGGATCCTGGGGATATCAGGTGACGGGTTATTATGCTCCTACTTCTCGTTATGGAGAGCCTAAGGACTTTATGTATTTAATGAATAAGCTGCATGAGCACGAGATTGGTGTAATTTTAGATTGGGTACCGGCACATTTTGCAACGGATGAGCACGGTTTGGCAGAGTTTGATGGACAATGTATCTTCGAACACCCCGATAAGCGTCTGGGAGAGCATCCTGACTGGGGAACGAAAATCTTCAATTACGGTAAGACAGAAGTGAAGAATTTTCTTATTGCAAATGCGTTATTCTGGTTGAAAGAATTCCATGTGGATGGTATTCGTGTGGATGCAGTAGCGTCCATGTTATATCTGGATTATGGGAAGGAAGCAGGGCAATGGGTTGCCAATAAATACGGCGGAAACAAGAATCTGGAAGCTATCGAATTCTTTAAACATATGAATTCCGTAATACTCGGTACTTACCCCGGATTTCTTACGATCGCTGAGGAATCTACAGCATGGCCTATGGTAACCGGCAAGGTAGAAGAGGATGGACTTGGTTTTAGTTTCAAATGGAATATGGGATGGATGCATGATTTCTGTGAATATATGAAGTTGGATCCGCTTTTTCGTAAGAACAACCATTATGCTATGACTTTTGCGATGAGTTATAATGAATCTGAGAATTATATTTTACCCCTTTCTCACGATGAGGTAGTACATTTGAAATGCTCCATGGTAAATAAGATGCCCGGATATTCTTCGGATAAATATGCGAACCTGCGAGTGGGATATGCCTATATGTTCGGTCATTCCGGAAAAAAGCTTCTTTTTATGGGACAGGATTTTGCTCAGGAAAGAGAGTGGAGTGAGGAAAGAGAGCTGGATTGGCATCTGCTTAAAGAACCTAATAATAAGGGAATGCACGAATATGTGAAGAAGCTGTTAAAGCTATATAATAAGTATCCGTGCCTATATGAAATCGATAATTCCTGGGCAGGCTTCGAATGGCTGAATGCGGATGATGCGGAAAGAAGTACGTATAGCTTCGTCAGAAGAGCAGAAAATGGTAAGAATAACCTGTTATTTGTACTAAATATGACACCGGTAATGCGCGAAGACTATAAGGTCGGTGTGCCGGAAAAGAAAAAATATAAACTTGTGTTGAATAGCGATGAAGTAATATTCGGAGGAAGCGGCAGTGAGATTCCGGAAGAACTGACAGCTATCAAGGAAAAGGTCAATTACAAAGATTTTAGCATTACCTTCGATTTACCTGCGTATGGGGTAGCGGTATTTGTGTTCTAA
- a CDS encoding DNA-3-methyladenine glycosylase family protein, whose amino-acid sequence MIINMFKIQMKDFDLEKISKSGQCFRMNKAVGEDNRYTLIAYGNYLEIEHTEDSIFFSCTQEEWDELWVNYFDCGRDYEKICETVDKEDKYMKRAVEYGSGIRILRQEIFEIIISFIISQQNNIPRIKKCVESLCESFGEERYNFRGERYYAFPTAKRLAGVTLEELQNCNLGYRSRYILKTARMIVENEVNLAGLMDMSYEEAKVELMKLSGVGVKVAECICLFGLYHVEAFPIDTHIQAVLSENYPEGFPFDRYEGYAGILQQYAFYYDIYGKV is encoded by the coding sequence ATGATTATTAATATGTTTAAGATACAAATGAAGGATTTCGATTTGGAGAAGATAAGCAAATCGGGACAATGTTTTCGAATGAATAAGGCGGTGGGCGAAGATAATAGATACACACTGATTGCCTATGGCAATTATCTGGAGATAGAACATACGGAAGATAGTATTTTTTTCTCTTGTACACAGGAGGAGTGGGATGAATTGTGGGTAAACTACTTCGATTGTGGAAGAGATTATGAGAAAATATGTGAAACTGTGGATAAAGAGGATAAATATATGAAGCGGGCGGTGGAATATGGAAGCGGTATCCGTATTTTGCGGCAAGAGATTTTCGAAATAATTATCAGCTTCATTATATCACAGCAAAATAATATTCCCCGCATTAAGAAGTGTGTAGAGTCTCTCTGCGAAAGCTTCGGAGAAGAGAGATATAACTTCCGCGGAGAAAGGTATTACGCATTTCCGACGGCAAAGAGGCTTGCGGGGGTGACCCTTGAAGAATTACAAAACTGCAATCTCGGCTATAGGAGCCGTTACATATTAAAAACTGCAAGAATGATCGTTGAGAATGAGGTGAATCTTGCCGGACTTATGGATATGAGTTATGAAGAGGCTAAGGTTGAATTAATGAAGCTGTCGGGGGTTGGTGTCAAGGTAGCGGAATGCATCTGTTTATTTGGATTATACCATGTAGAAGCATTTCCTATCGATACGCATATTCAGGCGGTGCTTTCGGAGAATTATCCGGAAGGCTTTCCTTTTGACCGATATGAAGGTTATGCAGGAATTTTACAGCAATATGCATTTTATTATGATATTTACGGAAAAGTGTGA
- a CDS encoding DUF6240 domain-containing protein gives MNINFDNNGIKTHSNVDRVTTSNSGSRVEETGNKGVFALDISGTVMDNTAYDGQGKTAEDVMQEAGQIDVATQKNYMAVMSNTMSGEDFARLQEEGYHPGNTEIETVVTIVDEIKAALAKGGKHIAGYTDDLDVETLTRITGSAAFANELVKQFGEYDIPITKENVEDVLKACKRAIQIDDLNDGVKKYMVRNHMETTVDNLYKAQYSTAADAGKQGKGYYQDAAGYYAKKADTYDWQQLAPQIEKVIENAGLEVSEETFADAKWLIEKGVPLTEESLQTFHGLNDLELPRTLEDALKAAAAAIANGRGAGCANLADGRTDMEKTIGYIEDVASISEEAVDLTVQEGKILNIRNLKAAQLQIDAGILDLDKDKSEAVQVNLSGRRQLEEVRLQMTVQANLYLIRRGFAIDTAELTQLVDALKSSEQHRQEVLFGGNSTGEISERAKVYEDTLAKVREIPHMPAALAGRITHLIRIDGTDSINLERVHAEGNILRSSYEKAGESYETLMTAPRSDMGDSIQKAFRNVDDILRSMNLDVSDENRRAVRILGYNQMEISEENIVAVKENDLTIKRAVEKMTPGSVLEMIRDGKNPLIMSIEELENYFSGKEQEPEKSIEKYSEFLYKLEKSNAITAQEKEAYIGIYRLFRQLDKTDGAAIGTLIHQGMEPTVGNLLSAMRSNKKHGMDRRVDDFFGGVSSVSKNKSISEQIDSYYRKLSADIFDHLESGKLSPEMISGDMNLEKIASMLREQAEDLAFAKEYQREQIGTMREAMRAEDAVVKALLEFDQPVTANNLLASGLLMKERGKLAGRMRELAEGSQEEENLEEAIHNLHENMTDEASAGKAYHKLGEVFNDILEEVSHGRDAAEVMNINSVDIREISNMYKQVSLVRNLAKEENYEVPVNIDGEITSINLRIIHDADAGGSVTATMQTETYGKAAARFHITRQPEEMEGLVGYQMSGYVICDHREGLQVLSQSRKQFEEALGQSGISISSLNYIYHQEIDLTEAVRAEEWKREKGISEENNKGQEVPTKKLYDTAKIFIGYIQKGEGF, from the coding sequence ATGAATATTAATTTTGATAATAATGGGATTAAGACCCATTCCAATGTAGACAGGGTAACAACTTCAAATAGCGGCTCCCGCGTGGAAGAGACAGGAAACAAGGGAGTATTTGCATTAGACATTTCTGGCACAGTTATGGATAACACTGCTTATGATGGTCAGGGAAAGACCGCAGAAGACGTTATGCAGGAAGCGGGGCAAATTGACGTTGCCACGCAGAAAAACTATATGGCCGTAATGTCTAATACTATGTCCGGGGAAGATTTCGCCAGACTGCAGGAAGAAGGCTATCATCCGGGGAATACGGAGATAGAGACGGTTGTTACGATTGTTGATGAAATAAAAGCAGCTCTTGCTAAGGGTGGTAAGCATATTGCCGGATATACGGATGATTTGGATGTGGAGACTCTTACTCGCATTACAGGAAGTGCGGCATTTGCTAATGAGCTGGTGAAACAATTCGGAGAATATGACATACCCATCACAAAAGAAAATGTGGAGGATGTGCTAAAAGCTTGTAAGAGAGCAATTCAAATAGACGATTTGAATGATGGTGTTAAGAAGTATATGGTCCGTAACCATATGGAGACTACCGTCGATAACTTGTATAAAGCACAGTATAGTACCGCAGCAGATGCGGGAAAACAAGGCAAGGGTTATTATCAAGACGCCGCCGGTTATTATGCGAAGAAGGCAGATACTTATGACTGGCAGCAACTTGCACCTCAGATAGAGAAGGTCATTGAGAATGCAGGTCTGGAAGTATCAGAGGAGACATTCGCCGATGCGAAATGGCTGATAGAAAAGGGTGTCCCTTTGACGGAAGAATCCTTACAGACATTCCATGGGTTGAACGACTTGGAGCTCCCTCGTACGTTAGAGGATGCATTAAAAGCAGCGGCAGCGGCAATTGCTAATGGTAGAGGGGCAGGTTGTGCGAACTTGGCGGATGGCAGAACCGATATGGAAAAGACCATCGGCTATATAGAAGATGTGGCTTCGATTAGTGAAGAGGCAGTAGACCTGACGGTTCAGGAAGGTAAGATATTAAATATCCGCAATCTCAAAGCAGCACAGCTTCAGATTGATGCAGGTATTTTGGATTTGGATAAAGATAAGTCAGAGGCGGTACAAGTCAATCTTTCAGGAAGAAGACAGCTGGAAGAGGTGCGTCTGCAGATGACGGTACAGGCGAATCTATACTTAATACGCAGAGGATTCGCTATCGATACAGCAGAACTTACACAATTAGTAGATGCGCTGAAGTCATCGGAACAGCATAGACAGGAAGTTTTATTCGGGGGAAACAGCACGGGAGAAATATCTGAACGTGCGAAAGTATATGAAGACACTTTGGCAAAGGTGCGGGAGATTCCGCATATGCCAGCAGCGTTGGCAGGAAGGATCACTCATCTTATTCGGATAGATGGTACGGATAGTATTAATCTGGAAAGAGTGCATGCAGAAGGAAACATACTAAGAAGCAGTTACGAAAAGGCAGGGGAAAGCTATGAAACACTTATGACTGCTCCCCGTTCGGATATGGGAGATTCTATACAGAAAGCATTCCGCAATGTGGATGATATTTTGCGCAGTATGAATCTGGATGTCTCCGATGAGAACAGACGGGCAGTTCGTATTCTCGGTTATAATCAGATGGAAATTTCCGAGGAGAATATAGTAGCAGTAAAAGAGAACGATCTTACGATAAAGCGCGCAGTAGAAAAGATGACACCCGGATCGGTATTGGAGATGATTCGTGATGGGAAGAATCCGCTTATTATGAGCATAGAGGAGTTGGAGAATTACTTCTCCGGCAAGGAGCAGGAACCGGAAAAGAGCATAGAAAAATATAGTGAATTCCTCTATAAGTTAGAAAAATCGAATGCCATTACAGCACAAGAGAAAGAGGCCTATATTGGTATCTACCGTTTATTTCGTCAATTGGATAAGACAGATGGGGCGGCCATAGGAACACTGATTCATCAAGGCATGGAGCCAACGGTAGGAAATCTTCTATCCGCCATGAGGAGTAATAAGAAGCATGGAATGGATAGGAGAGTGGATGATTTCTTCGGAGGGGTATCTTCTGTATCGAAGAATAAAAGTATCTCGGAGCAAATTGACAGTTATTATCGTAAACTTTCGGCCGATATCTTCGATCATTTAGAAAGCGGGAAGTTATCACCGGAAATGATATCCGGGGATATGAACCTGGAGAAGATAGCATCGATGCTTCGGGAACAAGCAGAGGACTTAGCATTTGCCAAGGAGTATCAAAGAGAGCAAATCGGCACAATGCGAGAAGCGATGAGGGCAGAAGATGCCGTGGTAAAGGCGCTTTTGGAGTTCGATCAGCCGGTTACCGCCAACAATCTGTTGGCATCCGGGCTTTTAATGAAGGAACGCGGCAAGTTGGCAGGCAGGATGAGAGAGCTTGCAGAGGGAAGTCAGGAAGAGGAGAACTTGGAAGAAGCTATTCACAATCTGCATGAGAACATGACAGATGAAGCTTCGGCAGGTAAAGCTTACCACAAGCTGGGAGAAGTATTTAACGATATTTTAGAAGAAGTTTCCCATGGCCGGGATGCGGCAGAAGTAATGAACATAAATTCAGTAGATATAAGGGAAATAAGCAATATGTATAAGCAAGTATCCCTTGTGCGCAATCTGGCAAAGGAAGAGAACTATGAAGTGCCTGTAAATATTGATGGGGAAATAACTTCCATTAATTTAAGAATAATCCATGATGCGGATGCCGGTGGAAGTGTGACGGCTACTATGCAGACAGAAACGTATGGAAAGGCAGCAGCCAGATTCCATATTACGAGGCAGCCGGAAGAAATGGAAGGCTTGGTGGGTTATCAAATGTCCGGATACGTAATATGCGACCATAGGGAAGGCCTTCAAGTGCTCAGTCAATCTAGGAAGCAGTTTGAGGAAGCATTAGGGCAATCCGGAATTAGCATAAGCAGCTTAAATTATATCTATCATCAGGAAATAGATTTGACGGAAGCCGTTCGGGCAGAGGAATGGAAGAGAGAAAAGGGTATCTCGGAAGAAAATAATAAGGGACAAGAAGTGCCCACGAAGAAGTTATACGATACGGCTAAGATATTTATCGGCTATATACAGAAAGGTGAAGGGTTCTAA